From a region of the Sminthopsis crassicaudata isolate SCR6 chromosome 6, ASM4859323v1, whole genome shotgun sequence genome:
- the LOC141545645 gene encoding vasopressin-neurophysin 2-like — MPDTTLTACFFCLLAFTSACYFQNCPKGGKRALSDTELRQCLPCGPRNRGRCFGPNICCEEELGCYMGTSENLKCQKENYMLSPCQSGQQPCGNGGRCAAPGICCNAESCMVEPACREEAGSGRRVRASEKTH; from the exons ATGCCAGACACTACTTTGACAGCCTGCTTCTTCTGCCTTCTTGCTTTCACCTCTGCCTGCTACTTCCAGAACTGTCCAAAGGGAGGCAAGCGTGCTCTGTCCGACACAGAACTCCGACAG TGCCTCCCGTGTGGTCCCAGAAACAGAGGACGTTGCTTTGGACCAAACATCTGCTGTGAGGAAGAATTAGGCTGCTACATGGGCACTTCTGAGAACTTGAAGTGTCAGAAAGAAAACTACATGCTCTCCCCATGCCAGTCTGGACAGCAACCCTGCGGGAACGGCGGTCGTTGCGCTGCTCCGGGAATCTGCTGCAATGCTG AGAGCTGTATGGTGGAACCAGCCTGCCGAGAGGAAGCAGGCAGCGGGAGAAGGGTAAGAGCCAGTGAAAAGACCCACTAG